A stretch of Kaistella flava (ex Peng et al. 2021) DNA encodes these proteins:
- a CDS encoding helix-turn-helix domain-containing protein: protein MDLKERISKVITYSELSLSEFADEIEVQRSSISHITSGRNKPSLDFLMKIKSRFPELEWEWLIEGEGEMVKKPDAPVEIKVIPEKPKPTSLPDLFSLINDEAFGITESEDRIEIQEPRESKIPVQQTEKEKIFDSQRLEIPETKTKIELSENQEVKIKKIVFFYENGKFETFEP from the coding sequence ATGGATTTAAAGGAAAGAATTTCTAAAGTTATCACCTATTCTGAATTATCACTATCAGAATTTGCAGACGAAATCGAAGTACAACGTTCGAGTATTTCTCATATCACTTCCGGCAGAAATAAACCGTCACTCGATTTTCTGATGAAGATTAAAAGTCGTTTCCCTGAATTAGAATGGGAATGGCTGATCGAAGGCGAAGGTGAAATGGTGAAAAAGCCTGATGCTCCAGTTGAAATTAAGGTTATTCCTGAAAAACCAAAACCTACTTCCCTGCCCGATTTATTCTCTTTAATTAATGATGAAGCATTCGGAATTACTGAATCCGAGGATCGCATCGAAATTCAAGAACCACGAGAATCGAAAATTCCTGTACAACAAACTGAAAAGGAAAAAATATTCGATTCTCAGCGATTAGAGATTCCAGAAACAAAAACTAAAATAGAATTATCTGAAAATCAAGAAGTTAAGATTAAGAAGATCGTTTTCTTTTATGAAAATGGAAAATTTGAAACTTTCGAGCCATAA